One part of the Bacteroidia bacterium genome encodes these proteins:
- a CDS encoding flavin reductase, whose protein sequence is MLKRISEEDIDQLEKRFRTNLINSLSGFKSANLVGTIDKAGNTNLAVFSSVIHFGANPPLLGMLSRPNSVDRHTYENIKATGFYTINHIHKDFYTKAHQTAARYPRDISEFEAVGLNPEFRGNIPAPYVAESSIKMGLSLVEEHKIAANDAILLVGQLKELFLSEEILGGDGFIDLEKAESVCISGLDSYHKTERLNRLPYAKP, encoded by the coding sequence ATGCTAAAAAGAATCAGCGAAGAAGACATAGACCAGCTCGAAAAACGCTTCAGGACCAATCTGATCAATTCCCTTTCAGGTTTCAAAAGTGCCAATCTCGTCGGAACCATAGATAAAGCTGGCAATACCAATCTGGCAGTTTTTAGCTCAGTGATACATTTTGGGGCAAATCCTCCTTTGTTAGGCATGCTGAGTCGACCAAATTCCGTGGATAGGCATACGTATGAGAACATAAAAGCTACTGGCTTTTATACGATCAACCATATCCACAAAGATTTTTATACCAAAGCCCATCAGACAGCTGCTCGCTATCCCAGAGACATATCAGAATTCGAAGCGGTAGGGCTCAATCCTGAATTTAGAGGAAATATTCCGGCGCCTTATGTAGCCGAATCATCCATTAAGATGGGTTTATCGCTGGTTGAGGAACATAAAATAGCTGCCAATGACGCCATTCTGCTTGTCGGACAGCTAAAAGAATTATTTTTGAGTGAGGAAATTTTAGGAGGTGATGGTTTTATCGATCTGGAAAAAGCTGAAAGTGTGTGTATCAGTGGATTAGATTCCTATCACAAGACAGAAAGATTGAACCGACTTCCTTATGCGAAACCCTGA
- a CDS encoding transposase, which produces MDNNVYGIDIAKKSFEVVCLNDSGKSWVKSYSNTASGHCKFIEVLSQGDLCVMEASGPYYLSLAFSLHQHGIKLSVVNPLVIRRYSQMQLRRTKTDQQDARLIAQYGRDHRSFIKLWQPPAAIFLRLQQFLTSINLFQKQLQMLRNQLEAMDQVPIVDPLVRSQQLYLIEQLQASIKRLEQQMLSLSKEHCSQSYQSLMSIPGIGPKTACLLICITHDFSRFESAKQLVAYLGLCPRIFTSGSSVKGKERIVKMGQALARKYLYMGAFSAMKVNPLCQSMVENMKQKGKHHKVIRVAVAHKLLRQAFAVAKNRTQFNPNFI; this is translated from the coding sequence ATGGATAATAACGTATATGGAATCGACATTGCCAAAAAAAGCTTTGAAGTAGTCTGTCTTAATGATAGTGGGAAAAGCTGGGTAAAAAGCTATTCCAATACTGCTTCGGGCCATTGTAAATTTATCGAAGTCCTCTCTCAAGGAGATCTCTGTGTCATGGAAGCAAGTGGTCCCTATTATTTATCCCTGGCCTTTAGTTTACATCAGCATGGGATTAAACTAAGTGTAGTTAATCCCCTGGTCATTCGCCGCTACAGTCAGATGCAATTAAGGCGAACCAAGACCGATCAGCAAGACGCGCGCTTAATTGCTCAATATGGACGGGATCACCGAAGCTTTATTAAGCTCTGGCAGCCTCCAGCGGCTATTTTTCTCCGCTTACAGCAGTTTTTGACTAGCATTAACCTATTTCAAAAACAGCTCCAGATGCTTCGTAATCAGCTCGAGGCTATGGATCAAGTTCCTATTGTGGATCCTTTGGTGAGAAGTCAGCAGCTTTATCTGATCGAACAGCTACAAGCTTCGATCAAGCGGCTGGAGCAACAGATGCTCAGCCTTAGTAAAGAGCATTGTTCACAAAGCTATCAGTCGCTTATGAGCATCCCAGGTATAGGACCTAAGACCGCTTGTTTGTTGATCTGTATTACCCATGACTTTAGCCGATTTGAGTCTGCCAAACAATTGGTCGCTTATTTGGGATTATGTCCTCGTATTTTCACATCGGGTAGCTCAGTAAAGGGAAAGGAGAGGATCGTAAAAATGGGGCAGGCCTTGGCAAGAAAGTATCTCTATATGGGAGCCTTTTCCGCGATGAAAGTAAATCCTCTTTGTCAATCTATGGTAGAAAACATGAAGCAAAAGGGTAAACATCATAAAGTCATTAGAGTTGCGGTTGCTCATAAACTCTTAAGACAGGCTTTTGCTGTAGCTAAAAATAGAACTCAATTTAATCCCAATTTTATTTGA